In a genomic window of Phaenicophaeus curvirostris isolate KB17595 unplaced genomic scaffold, BPBGC_Pcur_1.0 scaffold_272, whole genome shotgun sequence:
- the KASH5 gene encoding protein KASH5, whose translation MAGTPWRLAGLRAARAKGNKTVGKEQVEMRVNPSIVEKGSRLPPSFGEKGLCFASIFWADGAPIAAAMAAEEPPDPAVPPEEPPPPCRGDSLCLQEFVLDRLFAACDPGDTGTVPARRVVRYLQEVTGQSGEEGRLQALHRMLDPEAAGAALDLPTFLAVMRRWIAACRQDGGVTDGWFHLPRASWLSEERDAPADDLSLVLAEAEGLTAPAAAPLEDDGGSADTASPTDAAGLRSRAEQLAARNASLQRDADSAEELNARLAEEAARLRARLRCSQQALERAKAAADDLEELRALAKALAEENGELRRRACQLDKEQRGLSSRADGLQEENQRLLAEGHGLRERIQALAAETSDLEAQLRRCVGLLSERNVALAQVGIAGDVSGCGAAVPLTAACSQAERRIQELVAALEQRERELQELRVPESQATYVTAQLWLCSRRGHRPGSGSFRERGKRLLFLTQPSVGPARRRQRSSTAARGRDRGGLVPGKRGNAARPEPGGAATDPCATQEMAAAPEEDEEGDAAPREPEGDGTEQAEPRCFRSPGGRASLLVPLVVLVLLVVLVLLGLLLHGPGPWPRLQLRHRGLPPF comes from the exons ATGGCGGGGACCCCATGGCGGCTCGCGGGGCTCCGTGCTGCCCGGGCAAAGGGCAATAAAACCGTCGGGAAGGAGCAAGTGGAGATGAGAGTGAATCCATCTATTGTCGAGAAGGGCTCGCGCCTCCCTCCATCTTTTGGCGAGAAGGGCTTGTGCTTCGCCTCCATCTTTTG GGCAGACGGAGCCCCCATCGCAGCCGCCATGGCTGCCgaggagcccccagaccccgcTGTGCCCCCCGAGGAGCCTCCACCGC CGTGCCGCGGCGACAGCCTCTGCCTGCAGGAGTTCGTCCTCGACCGCCTCTTCGCCGCCTGCGACCCCGGGGACACAG GGACGGTGCCGGCGCGGCGGGTGGTGCGGTACCTGCAGGAGGTGACGGGTCAGAGCGGCGAGGAGGGCCGGCTGCAGGCGCTGCACCGCATGCTGGACCCCGAGGCGGCCGGCGCCGCGCTGGATCTCCCCACCTTCCTCGCCGTCATGAGGCGGTGGATCGCGGCGTGCCGACAGGACGG CGGCGTCACGGATGGATGGTTCCACCTCCCCAGGGCCTCGTGGCTCAGCGAGGAGCGCGACGCGCCGGCGGACGACCTCAGCCTCGTGCTGGCCG AGGCGGAAGGACTGACGGCGCCGGCAGCTGCGCCGCTGGAGGACGACGGTGGCTCTGCGGACACCGCGAGCCC cacGGACGCCGCCGGCCTGCGCAGCCGCGCCGAGCAGCTGGCCGCCCGCAACGCCTCGCTGCAGCGCGACGCCGACTCGGCCGAGGAGCTCAACGCCCGCCTGGCCGAGGAGGCGGCGCGGCTGCGGGCCCGGCTGCGATG CAGCCAGCAGGCGCTGGAGCGAGCCAAGGCCGCGGCCGACGACCTGGAGGAGCTGCGGGCGCTGGCGAAGGCGCTGGCGGAGGAGAACGGCGAGCTGCGGCGGCGGGCGTGCCAGCTG GACAAGGAGCAGCGCGGCCTGAGCTCGCGAGCCGACGGCCTCCAGGAGGAG AACCAGCGGCTGCTCGCCGAGGGCCACGGGCTGCGGGAGCGGATCCAGGCGCTGGCGGCCGAAACGTCCGACCTGGAG GCCCAGCTCCGGCGCTGCGTGGGGCTCCTCTCCGAGCGCAAcgtggccctggcccaggtgggcATCGCCGGGGACGTGAGCGGCTGCGGCGCCGCCGTCCCCCTCACCGCCGCCTGTTCCCAGGCCGAGCGGCGCATCCAGGAGCTGGTGGCGGCACTGGAGCAGCGTGAGCGGGAGCTGCAG GAGCTGCGGGTGCCGGAGTCCCAGGCCACGTACGTCACCGCTCAGCTCTGGCTCTGTAGCCGCCGTGGCCACCGTCCCGGCTCTGGAAGCTTCCGGGAGCGGGGAAAacgcctcctcttcctcacgCAGCCAAGCGTGGGGCCGGCTCGGCGACGCCAACGCTCCAGCACAGCCGCTCGGGGCCGAGATCGAGGAGGCCTCGTTCCGGGTAAGCGTGGGAACGCGGCGAGGCCGGAGCCGGGCGGCGCGGCCACTGACCCTTGTGCCACGCAGGAAATGGCGGCGGCGccggaggaggacgaggaggggGACGCGGCGCCCCGCGAGCCGGAGGGGGACGGCACAGAGCAGGCCGAGCCGCGGTGCTTCCGAAGCCCCGGCGGGAG GGCCTCGCTGCTGGTGCCACTGGTGGTACTGGTGCTACTGGTGGtactggtgctgctggggctcCTGCTCCACGGCCCAGGCCCCTGGCCCCGGCTCCAGCTGCGGCACCGCGGCCTCCCGCCCTTCTGA
- the ALDH16A1 gene encoding LOW QUALITY PROTEIN: aldehyde dehydrogenase family 16 member A1 (The sequence of the model RefSeq protein was modified relative to this genomic sequence to represent the inferred CDS: inserted 2 bases in 1 codon; deleted 5 bases in 5 codons) → SGRSPRWRRSLPPRSRRCSRPWRRRGRGGGPSAGEAWLEGHGRALGHWVAGRWLKPPSRGTLECREVATGRLVATVPRGEGPDVAAAVEAAAAAKWGGLGGPQRGQRLQRVPNPPQCPQPPNVPNPPLPPQAGGGAGGGVCGSGGAGGSGGGPPPGPDLELGLRLLRAAGGGAQLGPPGLADWEPLGVVALVLQGPCSLPALLWRLGGVLAMGNSVLVLAGPGAALPSLFLGVLSAEGGALPPGTLNVVTGTPPQLCGALRPHPRVAAVSFLGATQEELQEVMWGSPFRGPRFGGARGGRVVVIVLDSADLDSAAAAIAGTLGTPPGLLPGGGCVVLAQEPVCPPLWRRLRARLGGLRLGDPLHPQSQGGARPPPHPEELVQAAREEGAEVFQAPQPPGGRLYXPPTLISGVAPTSRCVRETSQAPLLPLLAVRCPSEAVAVASGLPGVVAASVWAQDVTVALDTADRLPLGLVWLNSLEPSDPTGGAGLEVLREFGRPPWDPPEPPLESELSSEPVPGGVPEPPESAEVAAAVEGARRGGLGWGRLPAGARARVLRGAAAALEAEEEEEEAEEEAEGLREALLEWAARAELGGGAVQELPGGRALLSRRPLGVVGVAWSGPRPLPRGLRLLPPALACGNGLVLLAPPCRLHAALRLKKALVSAGLPGGVLSVLPGGPGGAAATLARQRPEGLWLCGGGPGSSLASLGSAQVWVVPGGAPGGPWPGAPPPWGPRRSWSCAAPGPGGSGCPGGGPEPVSLLLLLAAPPPAAPCTFDFSPVSSTFSARLRDLTPWLLLDYPVAMPGNLEVDSRCSDLWGLHFGAAALGRMAGAAGGALAPQIRALAAHLAFVAECGIHDPQGCVRLETVNASQLLAALARNLGGLRGRPPHYPGCARLRCRTGPTPSPPPARLGPPETPRHHGLVLLGGVGGGLGLAAAAWALRRRPCAQAPPASEQDRT, encoded by the exons TCTGGCCGGTCCCCGCGATGGCGGCGCTCGCTCCCCCCCCGGTCCCGGCGCTGTTCGAGAccctggaggaggagggggagagggggggggcCCTCGgcgggggag gcgtGGCTGGAAGGCCACGGGCGAGCCCTGGGCCACTGGGTGGCCGGGAGGTGGCTGAAGCCGCCGTCGCGGGGGACGCTGGAGTGCAGGGAGGTGGCCACAG ggCGGCTGGTGGCCACGGTCCCGCGGGGCGAGGGGCCCGACGTGGCGGCGGCCgtggaggcggcggcggcggcgaaatgggggggc ctgggggggccCCAGCGGGGGCAGCGGCTGCAGCG tgtccccaaccccccccaatgtccccaaccccccaatgtccccaacccccccctgcccccccaggcTGGCGGTGGCGCTGGAGGGGGCGTCTGcggctctgggggggctggtggctctggggggggcccccccccgggccccgacctggagctggggctgcggctgctgcgggcggcg ggggggggggcgcagcTCGGACCCCCCGGCCTGGCTGACTGGGAGCCCCTCG GCGTGGTGGCCCTTGTCCTGCAGGGTCCCTGCTCGCTGCCCGCGCTGCTCTGGAGGCTCGGGGGGGTCCTGGCTATGG GGAACTCGGTGCTGGTGctggcggggccgggggcggcgcTGCCCTCGCTGTTTTTGGGGGTGCTGAGCGCCGAGGGGGGGGCGCTGCCCCCCGGGACCCTCAACGTGGTgacggggacccccccccagctctgcgGGGCCCTGCGCCCCCACCCCCGCGTGGCCGCCGTCTCCTTCCTGGGGGCGACTCAG gaggagctgcaggaggtgaTGTGGGGGTCCCCATTTCGGGGTCCCCGTTTCGGGGGGGCT CGGGGGGGCCGCGTGGTCGTCATCGTCCTCGACTCGGCCGACCTGGACAGCGCGGCAGCCGCCATCGCGgggaccctggggacccccccgggcctg ctgcccGGGGGGGGCTGCGTGGTGCTGGCGCAGGAGCCGGTG TGCCCCCCCCTGTGGCGGCGGCTGCGAGCCCGGCTGGGGGGGCTGCGTCTCGGggaccccctgcacccccagagccAAGGGGGGGCCCGgccgcccccccaccccgaggAGCTGGTGCAGGCGGCgagggaggagggggctgag GTGTTCCAGGCGCCGCAGCCCCCGGGGGGGCGGCTCTA CCCCCCCACCCTGATCTCGGGGGTCGCCCCAACCTCGCGCTGCGTCCGGGAGACG tcgcAGGCCCCGCTGCTCCCGCTGCTGGCCGTGCGCTGCCCCTCGGAAGCTGTCGCGGTGGCCTCGGGCCTTCCCGGCGTCGTCGCTGCCTCCGTCTGGGCCCAGGACGTGACGGTGGCGCTGGACACGGCTGATAG GCTGCCCCTGGGCCTCGTGTGGCTCAACAGCCTCGAGCCGAGTGACCCCACGGGGGGTGCCGGCCTGGAG GTGCTGCGGGAGTTCGGGCgccccccctgggaccccccggAGCCCCCCCTGGAGTCGGAGCTCAG ctcggAGCCCGTCCCGGGGGGGGTCCCGGAGCCCCCCGAGTCTGCTGAGGTCGCTGCCGCCGTGGAGGGAGCGCGACGGGGGGGcctggg GTGGGGGCGTCTCCCCGCGGGGGCTCGAGCCCGAGTGctgcggggggcggcggcggcgctggaggccgaggaggaggaggaggaggccgaggaggaggccgaggggcTGCGGGAGGCGCTGCTGGAGTGGGCGGCGCGAGCGGAGCTGGGGGGCGGGGCCGTGCAG GAGCTGCCGGGGGGGCGGGCCCTGCTGTCGCGCCGCCCCCTGGGGGTGGTGGGCGTGGCCTGGTCGGGGCCCCGCCCCCTGCCCCGCGGGCTCCGCCTCCTGCCGCCCGCGCTGGCCTGCGGGAACGGCCTCGTCCTGCTGGCGCCGCCCTGCAGGCTGCACGCAGCCCTGCGGCTCAAAAAG gCGCTGGTGTCTGCGGGGCTGCCGGGGGGGGTCCTGTCGGTGCTGccgggggggcccgggggggccgCAGCGACGCTGGCCAGACAGCGCCCCGAGGGGCTGTGGCTGTGCGGGGGGGGGCCCG GATCTTCCCTGGCCTCGCTGGGTTCGGCGCAGGTGTGGGTGGTGCcggggggggctcctggggggccCTGGCCGGGCGCCCCCCCACCCTGGGGCCCgcggaggagctggagctgcgcTGCACCCGGCCCCGGCGGCTCTGGCTGCCCGGGGGGGGGGCCTGAACCC gtgtctctgctgctcctcctggccgcg cccccccccgccgccccctgcACCTTCGACTTCAGCCCCGTCAGCAGCACCTTCAGCGCCCGCCTGCGTGACCTG acCCCCTGGCTCCTCCTGGACTACCCCGTGGCCATGCCGGGCAACCTGGAGGTG GACAGCCGCTGCTCGGACCTGTGGGGGCTGCACTTcggggcggcggcgctgggGCGCAtggcgggggccgcggggggggCCCTGGCCCCCCAGATCCGAGCCCTGGCCGCTCACCTCGCCTTCGTGGCCGAGTGCGGCATCCAC GACCCGCAGGGCTGCGTCCGCCTGGAGACGGTGAACGCGTCCCAGCTGCTGGCGGCCCTGGCGCGGAATCTGGGGGGGCTCCGGGGGCGGCCCCCCCACTACCCCGGCTGCGCCCGCCTGCGCTGCCGCACAG GTCCcaccccgagcccccccccggcccggcTGGGCCCCCCCGAGACCCCCCGTCACCAcgggctggtgctgctggggggggtcggggggggccTGGGGCTGGCGGCCGCCGCCTGGGCCCTGCGGAGGCGGCCCTGCGCGCAg GCGCCCCCGGCTTCGGAGCAGGACAGGACGTGA